Proteins found in one Moritella sp. Urea-trap-13 genomic segment:
- a CDS encoding ion transporter, producing the protein MRTKIQTDVKSNSDVNPFQIFMLILSLHVVVSSLLQLTFTFSSSVTEILTSVDNTICLFFFTDFVIRFYQADNKLQFMKWGWIDLLSSIPMVEQLQFIRIIRIARVLRSIQHIRSSKILFKMIFEHRFKATFSLVSAISFILVTFGAIGILLLEQDQIGSNINNGIDALWWSFVTITTVGYGDHYPVTTGGRIIAALLMTAGVGLFGTFTGFISSWFVDGGDQATKQQALTDSALHSEITELKQDIADLKLLITQQSHTLKSK; encoded by the coding sequence GTGCGAACCAAAATCCAAACTGATGTTAAAAGTAATAGTGATGTAAACCCTTTTCAAATCTTCATGCTGATCTTATCTCTGCATGTTGTGGTCTCATCGCTACTGCAACTTACCTTTACCTTTTCAAGTAGCGTAACCGAAATATTAACAAGTGTAGATAATACTATTTGTTTATTCTTTTTCACTGACTTTGTCATTCGTTTTTATCAAGCTGATAATAAGCTACAGTTTATGAAATGGGGTTGGATTGACTTATTATCGAGTATCCCAATGGTCGAGCAACTACAATTCATTCGCATAATCCGAATTGCCAGAGTATTGAGATCTATCCAGCATATCCGCTCATCAAAGATTCTCTTTAAAATGATATTTGAACATCGTTTTAAAGCCACCTTCTCATTGGTATCTGCAATCTCATTTATCCTTGTCACCTTTGGTGCTATTGGTATTTTATTATTAGAACAAGATCAAATTGGCAGTAACATCAACAACGGTATCGATGCACTTTGGTGGTCATTCGTGACGATTACAACGGTCGGTTACGGCGATCATTACCCAGTGACAACTGGTGGACGTATCATTGCAGCATTGCTAATGACAGCCGGTGTCGGTTTGTTCGGGACATTTACCGGGTTCATCTCTTCATGGTTTGTGGATGGTGGCGATCAGGCCACAAAACAACAAGCGCTAACTGATAGCGCATTACATAGCGAAATCACTGAATTGAAGCAGGATATTGCTGATCTCAAGCTATTAATTACTCAGCAATCCCATACTTTAAAATCTAAATAA
- a CDS encoding ATP-binding protein, with product MLLLCPLLLLTLLIGDRVSESVSTLKELNTLQSRIELLTESLELNALLHTLRVAKLSDDNASKQGNLDAFSSSITKLIKLAPLALQDGSDAIELLSDLEGVEEEFTYLAAEDVNDWSSWISDSTSQLLLILEKNHLEFNDKEIEANLEVLYQLQWLYFWANEENWYINLIVRGIGDDAKVLLPAIVERQQLFIERFIAISADNNQISLLQNTFSDQAFIDSYALRNLIQNGHFKTNASHYDISALDKRLALISQVVSNVGVNLSVKIKAKVVEAKMHVVAFSIFITALLLCGGYLGWMLIERILGNLKVIITTLTQIEEKHDYSLKLKIDGDDEFSAFAKMLNNLIEERYANEKQIIQAKESAEQANVAKSSFLANMSHEIRTPLNGVIGMSSILANTKLTPTQQDHLATIENSSQTLLMLINDILDFSKIESGHLAITRHSCNLREVIYDTVAIVTPSAAAKHLDFIVNIAAELPNDLLLDEHRLRQVLMNLLSNAVKFTDSGKVSLTLGCKVVENSQIQLCFSVADTGTGIEEDKQQAIFEPFTQEDGSITREFGGTGLGLAISTQLVELMGGEIGIDSVKGQGSNFYFTIEAVFVADDRVQKIVPTNTKVTVIANEMAFCDEICANLTRNHIIDINRVAYTQDLASNLTINNANEKDDNHLIIYCQNSIKLTLKDIDFLNKQVIKYSFVLVQSHTDDKYDFDHRIDGLVTMPLLGNRLLKAINSALVHQVIPVSVETNSASEHGTEQAQPIEKANGKTDNSLILIVEDNLINQKVASLLLKQCGYDSHIANNGKEAVEMVSSGQYKYKAILMDCMMPIMDGFTATEQIRQWEKLSSLPQTPIIALTASVLDADIQRCFDVGMNDYVAKPFKKDVLVEKIERLASAA from the coding sequence ATGTTATTATTATGCCCATTATTATTGCTCACGTTGTTGATTGGCGATCGAGTCAGTGAGTCAGTCTCTACGTTAAAAGAGCTTAATACGTTGCAGTCCAGAATAGAGTTGTTAACTGAATCTTTAGAGTTGAACGCATTACTGCATACTTTAAGAGTGGCTAAGCTATCTGATGATAATGCCAGTAAACAAGGCAATCTAGATGCATTCTCATCATCTATCACCAAATTGATAAAATTAGCGCCACTTGCATTACAAGATGGCAGTGATGCGATTGAATTATTATCTGACTTAGAAGGTGTTGAGGAAGAGTTTACTTATTTAGCTGCTGAAGATGTTAATGATTGGTCAAGTTGGATATCCGACTCAACAAGCCAGTTACTGCTTATATTAGAAAAAAATCACCTAGAATTTAATGATAAAGAAATAGAGGCTAACCTTGAAGTTTTATATCAACTACAGTGGCTCTATTTTTGGGCAAATGAAGAAAACTGGTATATCAATCTTATCGTCAGAGGAATTGGGGACGATGCAAAAGTATTGCTTCCCGCGATTGTAGAAAGACAACAACTTTTTATTGAACGCTTCATCGCTATAAGTGCTGATAATAATCAGATTTCTCTGCTACAGAATACTTTTTCTGATCAGGCCTTCATCGATAGTTATGCATTACGTAATTTAATCCAGAATGGCCATTTTAAAACTAATGCGAGTCATTATGATATATCTGCGTTAGATAAACGCTTAGCACTTATTAGTCAGGTTGTTTCTAATGTGGGGGTGAACTTATCAGTTAAAATTAAAGCTAAAGTTGTAGAAGCCAAAATGCATGTTGTTGCTTTTTCTATTTTTATTACTGCGCTATTACTTTGTGGCGGTTACTTAGGTTGGATGCTAATAGAGCGTATTCTTGGCAACCTAAAAGTAATTATAACCACGCTTACGCAGATCGAAGAAAAGCATGATTATTCATTAAAACTTAAAATCGATGGTGATGATGAGTTTAGTGCGTTTGCAAAAATGCTCAATAACCTTATCGAAGAGCGTTACGCCAACGAAAAACAAATCATTCAAGCTAAGGAATCAGCAGAACAAGCAAATGTTGCCAAAAGTTCATTTTTAGCGAATATGTCGCATGAGATCCGCACTCCGCTAAATGGCGTGATAGGCATGTCTAGCATTTTAGCAAATACCAAATTGACGCCAACTCAGCAGGATCACCTGGCTACGATTGAAAACTCATCGCAGACATTACTTATGTTGATTAATGATATTTTAGATTTTTCTAAAATTGAATCTGGGCACCTTGCTATTACTCGCCATAGCTGCAATTTACGCGAAGTCATTTACGATACGGTTGCGATCGTAACCCCGAGTGCCGCGGCCAAGCATCTCGATTTTATTGTTAACATTGCCGCCGAACTGCCGAATGATTTATTACTCGATGAACATCGGTTACGTCAGGTATTAATGAACTTATTGTCTAATGCCGTTAAATTTACTGATAGTGGGAAAGTTAGCTTAACACTCGGCTGCAAAGTGGTTGAAAATTCGCAAATTCAGTTGTGCTTTTCTGTTGCTGACACCGGTACTGGTATCGAAGAAGATAAGCAACAGGCTATTTTTGAACCATTTACTCAAGAAGACGGTTCTATTACGCGTGAATTTGGCGGGACAGGCTTAGGTTTAGCTATTAGCACACAGTTAGTTGAATTGATGGGAGGGGAAATCGGTATTGATTCAGTTAAAGGTCAGGGGAGTAATTTTTATTTCACGATTGAAGCAGTGTTTGTAGCTGACGATCGCGTGCAGAAAATAGTACCAACCAATACCAAAGTGACAGTTATTGCTAATGAGATGGCCTTTTGCGACGAGATATGTGCAAACCTTACACGTAATCATATTATAGATATCAACAGGGTGGCATATACACAAGATTTAGCCAGCAATTTAACGATAAATAACGCGAACGAGAAAGATGATAATCACTTGATAATATATTGTCAAAACAGTATTAAGTTGACTTTAAAGGACATAGATTTTTTAAATAAGCAGGTTATCAAATATAGCTTTGTTTTGGTGCAATCTCATACTGATGATAAGTACGATTTTGATCATAGGATTGACGGTTTGGTTACCATGCCTCTGCTTGGAAATCGCTTATTAAAAGCGATTAACTCTGCGCTGGTACATCAGGTTATACCAGTGAGTGTTGAAACTAACTCTGCCAGCGAGCACGGGACTGAGCAAGCTCAGCCGATTGAAAAGGCTAATGGTAAAACGGATAATTCGCTGATCCTGATTGTTGAAGATAACTTAATTAATCAAAAAGTAGCGTCATTACTGCTTAAACAGTGTGGCTATGATAGCCACATTGCTAACAACGGCAAAGAGGCTGTTGAGATGGTATCTTCTGGTCAGTATAAATATAAAGCTATCTTGATGGATTGTATGATGCCGATAATGGATGGCTTTACGGCGACAGAACAAATTCGACAGTGGGAAAAATTGTCTTCCCTCCCGCAAACACCGATTATAGCTTTAACGGCCAGTGTATTGGATGCAGATATTCAACGCTGCTTTGATGTCGGCATGAATGACTATGTAGCGAAGCCTTTTAAGAAAGATGTACTCGTAGAAAAAATTGAGCGGCTAGCCAGCGCCGCTTAA
- the rluF gene encoding 23S rRNA pseudouridine(2604) synthase RluF codes for MTQQDIKLTRLNKYISDTGYCSRREADRLIEQGRVTINGVIPEMGTKVSDSDVVSVNGKPVKEKQKRIYIALNKPEGITCTTERHIQGNVIDFIDYSTRIFPIGRLDKPSEGLIFLTNDGDIVNKILRAGNAHEKEYTVKVDSTVTDKFLTDMARGVPILDTITKPCKVTRESRFEFKIILTQGLNQQIRRMCEYFGFQVKSLTRTRIMNIDMKGLSTGQWRLLTDKEMAEINSMVESSSSTEEASDYGQEKPKTKGLHSKRGVNSAARQKRFGYGDYAPTAGQVLNEESTSDFWSQDEANSDLDEQAEPVADFWAQNAVKTAVDSQDESTADVWKQAKATSYSDEQIASKARFNKKEKPKSRFSDIAETEKAKQDSNKSTPVAPRVKGTLSLKKK; via the coding sequence ATGACGCAACAAGACATTAAACTAACACGACTTAATAAATATATCAGTGACACGGGTTACTGCTCTCGCCGTGAGGCAGACCGCTTAATTGAACAAGGTCGCGTAACCATCAATGGTGTCATTCCAGAGATGGGAACGAAAGTGTCAGATAGTGATGTGGTATCTGTAAATGGTAAGCCAGTAAAAGAGAAGCAAAAGCGTATCTATATTGCCTTAAACAAACCAGAAGGCATCACGTGTACAACTGAGCGCCATATTCAAGGTAATGTGATTGACTTCATTGACTACAGTACCCGTATTTTTCCAATCGGTCGTCTTGATAAACCATCTGAAGGTCTTATCTTCCTAACGAATGACGGTGATATCGTTAACAAAATTTTGCGTGCCGGTAATGCCCACGAAAAAGAGTACACAGTTAAAGTTGATAGTACGGTGACAGATAAGTTCTTAACGGATATGGCGCGTGGTGTACCAATCTTAGATACTATCACTAAGCCATGTAAAGTGACCCGTGAAAGTCGTTTTGAATTTAAAATAATTTTAACGCAAGGTCTTAATCAGCAGATTCGTCGTATGTGTGAATACTTTGGTTTTCAAGTTAAATCGCTAACACGTACACGTATTATGAACATTGATATGAAAGGCTTGAGTACTGGCCAGTGGCGTCTGCTTACTGATAAAGAAATGGCTGAAATAAACAGCATGGTTGAAAGCTCAAGCAGTACTGAAGAAGCTTCTGACTACGGACAGGAAAAGCCTAAAACAAAAGGTTTGCATTCAAAACGTGGTGTTAATAGTGCGGCGCGTCAAAAACGATTTGGTTATGGTGATTATGCACCGACAGCTGGTCAAGTTTTGAATGAAGAATCAACGTCTGATTTCTGGAGTCAAGATGAAGCAAACTCTGATCTCGATGAGCAAGCTGAACCGGTTGCGGACTTTTGGGCTCAAAATGCAGTAAAGACTGCAGTTGATAGCCAAGATGAGTCGACAGCTGATGTTTGGAAACAGGCCAAAGCGACGTCTTACTCAGATGAGCAGATTGCATCAAAAGCACGTTTTAATAAGAAAGAAAAACCAAAATCTCGTTTTTCTGATATAGCTGAAACCGAAAAAGCCAAGCAGGACTCGAATAAATCGACGCCTGTAGCGCCTCGTGTTAAAGGCACACTCTCGTTGAAAAAGAAGTAG
- a CDS encoding S1 RNA-binding domain-containing protein: MAELGKLNTLKIMRETGSGFYLDGGVLGEILLPFTNSPLDIDIGDELEVFIYLDSEDRIIATTQKVLGAVGEFVMLKVKQVNNVGAFLDWGLDKDLLVPYSEQRTPLQVGREYLVAIYLDRIHGRITATTKLDRHVDNVPARYKIHEEVEITPVDPTELGYKVIINNNHWGVVYKNEMFKKLNRGEKQKAYIKKVREDGKIDILLNEPGHGKVSDFSDVLLSELNKHGGFMPVTDKTDPETISRLFGVSKKTFKSAVGQLFKKGIIDIVKTGNVGLQVKDSE; encoded by the coding sequence ATGGCAGAGTTAGGTAAGTTAAATACCTTAAAAATTATGAGAGAAACTGGATCGGGTTTCTACCTGGACGGCGGCGTATTAGGTGAAATACTATTACCTTTTACAAACTCACCATTGGATATTGATATCGGTGATGAGCTTGAGGTATTTATCTACCTTGATTCAGAAGACCGTATCATTGCAACAACACAAAAAGTACTTGGTGCAGTTGGCGAATTCGTCATGCTAAAAGTAAAACAAGTAAACAATGTTGGTGCTTTCCTTGATTGGGGTTTAGACAAAGATTTGTTAGTTCCTTACAGTGAACAGCGCACTCCATTACAAGTAGGTCGTGAATACCTTGTTGCTATTTATTTAGATCGTATCCACGGTCGAATCACTGCGACAACAAAATTAGACCGTCACGTAGATAATGTGCCTGCACGTTACAAAATACACGAAGAAGTTGAAATCACGCCTGTTGACCCAACTGAATTGGGTTATAAAGTGATTATAAACAACAACCATTGGGGTGTTGTTTATAAAAACGAAATGTTTAAGAAATTAAACCGTGGTGAGAAACAAAAAGCCTACATCAAAAAAGTACGTGAAGACGGTAAAATTGATATCTTACTGAATGAACCTGGCCACGGTAAAGTATCAGACTTTAGCGACGTGTTATTGTCAGAACTGAATAAACATGGTGGTTTCATGCCAGTGACAGATAAAACTGACCCTGAAACTATCTCGCGTTTATTTGGCGTGAGTAAGAAAACGTTTAAAAGCGCTGTAGGTCAATTATTCAAGAAAGGTATCATTGATATCGTTAAGACTGGTAACGTAGGCTTACAAGTTAAAGACAGCGAATAA
- the clpA gene encoding ATP-dependent Clp protease ATP-binding subunit ClpA, giving the protein MLSKDLEITLNEAFKTARENRHEFMTVEHLLVSLLSNKSACEAIKGCSGDIDAIRDELLLFLEQTTPILPESDDDRETQPTLGFQRVLQRAVFHVQSSGNNEVTGANVLVAIFSEQESQAAYILKKSGMSRLDVINFISHGIRKNDEEPGIEDNNDAAEQAVNDSEDQSTQLENFSSNLNKLVVEGRIDPLIGRDEELNRTIQILCRRRKNNPLLVGEAGVGKTAIAEGLAYRIVNEEVPDVMKNTQVFSLDLGALLAGTKYRGDFEKRFKSLLKQLQKHDDAILFIDEIHTIIGAGAASGGQLDAANLIKPLLSNGTLRCIGSTTYSEYSQIFEKDSALARRFQKVDVVEPSIDDTVKILQGLKSRYEEHHDVRYTAKALRAATELSAKYINERQLPDKAIDVMDEAGAKQRLLPLDKRKKTIGVGEIESIVAKMARIPEKSVSSNDRDVLKNLERNLKMVVFGQDPAIEVLTDAIRLSRSGLGAERKPIGSFLFAGPTGVGKTEVTQRLAKIMGVELIRFDMSEYMERHTVSRLIGAPPGYVGYDQGGLLTDAVIKQPHAVVLLDEIEKAHPDVFNLLLQVMDNGTLTDNNGRKADFRNIILVMTTNAGATETVRQSIGFKEQDNNSDALGEVNKLFAPEFRNRLDNIIWFNHLDMDVIHMVVDKFLVELEAQLDDKQVALNVSNDARKWLANKGYDKTMGARPMARVIQDKIKRNLANEILFGKLSNGGAVDIQLKDDELTFTYTDVKVTATETE; this is encoded by the coding sequence ATGTTAAGCAAAGATCTAGAAATTACGCTAAATGAAGCGTTTAAAACTGCACGTGAAAATCGTCATGAATTTATGACGGTCGAACACTTATTGGTTTCACTATTAAGTAATAAATCTGCCTGCGAAGCAATTAAAGGCTGTTCTGGTGATATCGATGCTATTCGTGATGAATTACTTCTTTTTTTAGAACAGACAACACCTATTTTACCTGAGTCAGACGATGACAGAGAAACGCAGCCTACGCTGGGTTTTCAGCGAGTATTACAGCGTGCGGTATTCCATGTTCAATCTTCAGGTAACAATGAAGTAACAGGCGCAAATGTACTTGTTGCTATCTTCAGTGAACAAGAATCTCAAGCCGCTTATATTTTGAAAAAATCAGGTATGAGTCGTCTCGATGTGATTAACTTTATTTCCCACGGTATCCGTAAAAACGATGAAGAGCCGGGTATTGAAGATAATAATGATGCAGCGGAACAAGCGGTTAATGACAGTGAAGATCAATCGACACAACTTGAAAACTTTTCTTCTAACTTAAATAAATTAGTAGTCGAAGGGCGAATTGATCCACTTATTGGACGTGACGAAGAGCTTAACCGTACGATTCAAATTTTGTGTCGCCGCCGTAAGAATAATCCATTATTAGTTGGTGAGGCAGGGGTAGGTAAAACCGCGATTGCCGAAGGCCTTGCATATCGAATCGTGAACGAAGAAGTGCCTGATGTGATGAAAAATACTCAAGTATTCTCCCTCGATCTTGGTGCTTTACTTGCTGGTACTAAATATCGTGGTGATTTTGAAAAACGCTTTAAGTCGTTACTTAAGCAGTTACAAAAACACGATGATGCCATTTTATTTATTGATGAGATCCATACCATCATTGGTGCGGGCGCTGCGTCAGGCGGGCAACTTGATGCCGCTAACTTAATTAAGCCGCTACTCAGTAATGGTACATTACGTTGTATTGGTTCAACGACGTATTCGGAATACAGTCAAATCTTTGAAAAAGATAGTGCTTTAGCACGACGTTTCCAAAAAGTAGACGTTGTAGAGCCATCGATCGATGATACGGTGAAGATCCTACAAGGGTTAAAATCACGTTACGAAGAGCATCATGATGTACGCTATACCGCGAAAGCGTTGCGCGCAGCCACTGAACTATCTGCTAAGTATATTAATGAACGTCAATTGCCAGATAAAGCTATTGATGTGATGGATGAAGCGGGTGCTAAACAGCGTTTGCTACCATTGGACAAACGTAAGAAAACTATTGGTGTCGGTGAAATTGAGTCGATTGTGGCGAAAATGGCACGTATACCAGAAAAATCAGTATCTTCAAATGACCGCGATGTGCTTAAGAACTTAGAGCGTAATCTGAAAATGGTTGTCTTTGGTCAAGATCCTGCTATTGAAGTACTGACTGATGCAATACGTTTATCTCGTTCTGGCCTAGGCGCAGAGAGAAAACCAATTGGTTCATTCTTATTTGCTGGTCCGACTGGTGTTGGTAAAACAGAGGTTACCCAACGTTTAGCGAAGATCATGGGTGTTGAGTTAATTCGTTTTGATATGTCTGAGTATATGGAACGTCATACCGTATCACGCTTGATTGGTGCGCCTCCTGGTTATGTTGGTTATGATCAAGGCGGCTTGCTAACGGATGCGGTTATCAAGCAACCACATGCTGTTGTACTACTTGATGAAATCGAAAAAGCGCATCCAGATGTATTTAACTTGTTATTACAAGTGATGGATAACGGTACATTAACGGATAATAATGGTCGTAAAGCTGACTTCCGTAATATTATTCTAGTGATGACGACCAATGCTGGTGCAACTGAAACGGTTCGTCAATCGATTGGCTTTAAAGAGCAAGATAATAATAGTGATGCATTAGGGGAAGTAAACAAACTGTTTGCACCTGAGTTCCGTAATCGCCTTGATAATATTATTTGGTTTAATCACCTGGATATGGATGTTATCCATATGGTTGTGGATAAATTCTTAGTTGAATTGGAAGCACAGTTAGATGATAAACAAGTTGCCTTGAATGTGTCTAATGACGCGCGTAAATGGTTAGCGAATAAAGGTTATGATAAAACCATGGGCGCAAGGCCAATGGCACGTGTTATTCAAGATAAAATTAAGCGCAACTTGGCTAATGAAATCTTGTTTGGCAAACTGTCTAATGGAGGCGCTGTTGATATTCAGTTGAAAGATGATGAGTTAACTTTTACCTATACTGATGTCAAGGTAACAGCAACAGAAACAGAATAA
- the clpS gene encoding ATP-dependent Clp protease adapter ClpS, producing MSKLDELIDFKTSIESELELKPPSFYKVFLINDDYTPMDFVVDVLQKFFSMDIDKANQIMLTVHYRGRGVCGVFTAEIAETKVSQVMQYAKDSEQSLLCTMEQA from the coding sequence ATGAGTAAGTTAGATGAACTGATTGATTTCAAAACAAGTATAGAAAGTGAGCTCGAACTCAAACCACCTTCATTTTACAAAGTGTTTTTGATTAATGATGACTATACTCCAATGGATTTCGTTGTAGATGTACTGCAAAAGTTTTTTTCTATGGATATAGATAAGGCTAACCAAATCATGTTAACTGTGCATTATCGGGGCAGGGGGGTTTGTGGTGTATTTACTGCTGAGATAGCCGAGACAAAAGTATCACAGGTGATGCAATATGCGAAAGACAGCGAACAGTCCTTATTATGTACCATGGAACAAGCATAA
- the cspD gene encoding cold shock domain-containing protein CspD, whose translation MATGTVKWFNNAKGFGFICPESGGDDVFAHFSIIQMDGYRTLKAGQMVDYEIDEGPKGSHAISISAHEASEIK comes from the coding sequence ATGGCAACCGGTACGGTTAAGTGGTTCAATAATGCAAAAGGATTCGGTTTCATTTGCCCTGAGTCTGGAGGTGATGATGTGTTCGCACATTTTTCAATCATACAGATGGATGGATACCGCACATTAAAGGCGGGACAAATGGTAGATTATGAAATAGACGAAGGGCCAAAAGGCTCCCACGCTATTTCGATTTCAGCACATGAGGCAAGCGAAATAAAATAA